The following DNA comes from Cryptococcus deuterogattii R265 chromosome 2, complete sequence.
GACTAATATAATGTAGCGACTACAAACCTGAGCTAGATCGTCTAGCAGCTGAGCGGGCCGCACAGACCGAAGCAGACAAAAAAGCTCAGCTTGAGCGTCTTATGCGGGATATGAGCGTCTCCGACTCTTCTCGCTCTGGACCTGGTGGTAACCCCTTTGGTCCTCATGCCCGTAATGACCGCGAAGATCGATACTATGATGACGAGGGCGAAGCGAGTGACatcgacgaggaggagcaagaagctATCAGGAGGCaaatggaggaagaagaagaagatgcagaagCGGAAGAATTGGGCAAGTTAGATGTAGAAGAACCAGAGATTGGAGGCTTAGCTAGTggagctgctgctgctgcgaATCGGGGCGTGACATGGCCTGCGCCGAGATAGACGCGATATGTGTATCATTAGATTCACATGtatatgcatgcataaaaGCAACAATCTGATCCAACAGATCTCTAGAATGGGCAATCTCTTTAGTCAAGTTCAGCCAAGTTCAACTCTGGCAGGACATCACCGCAAGTGTTCCAACCTTCCCAACCCATCGCAACTTTCTCAAGCTTTTCGCCAGCCACCTTTAGATCATCGTTGACGACGTAAACGTCATATTTGCCGTCCTTCGCGTATTTCAGCTCCTGCTTGGCAGCATCAAGCCTCTTTCGAATGGAGGAGTCGGTCTCGGTACCTCGCCCGGACAAACGGGATTTAAGTtgagaaatggaaggaggagaaaggaagagaaacaCGGGTTCAAGGGGAGGGGTCTGGAGCGGGGCTTTGGCCTTTAGCTGAAGGACACCTTGCAGTTCGATGTCGAGAATGCATCGACGGGGGTGAAGGGCGCTCAAAGCAGCAAAGGTGGTTCCGTAGCTTAAAGCTTTTTTCAGTCAAGCTCATATGTATTTTTATGGATCTCACATACCAGTTGCCGCCGAATTCGGCCCATTCCAAAAATTCGCCCCTGCCAACACCCTCCATAAACTCTTCCTTGGTGACGAAGTGGTATTCTCGGCCATTTTCCTCTCCGGGCCTAGGCTTTCGAGTGGTATGGGAGACGGAAAAACCAAAGGTATTGGGCTGGTTCTCAAAAAGAGTCTTGAGAAGAGTAGATTTCCCTGTACCAGAAGGGCCGCAAATAACGAGTGGCTGTTGCAAAGATCAGGTCAGtgcgagaagaggattggAGGCTCTATATGCGTACGCGGTTGACGACGTCTGGGTTGATGGGCCTTGACATTGTAGATGTACGGCGGATGGTTGTCCTGAAGAAAGGATGTAGGAAGGAAATTGTGGTGTTCCGTTGCAACCTTTTGCGGAGCAGTTTGTTGTTATATAGGGTGCTTGAAAGCAGGATCTGTTTCGAAAGGATGAACCGAAAACCCTCCAAACTCAAAACAAACTTCGTTCTTCGGAACGGAGGTGTCCAGATCTTGCCCTGGCTGTATATACCGCCCCTGTCGATCGTGTAAACAAAAAACAAGAGTGCCACATCCGTAAACCCGCGGTATTACTGTTCAAGGGACTTGCGGCACCGACGGCGAGGCGGAATTAGTCCCGCGCTCCTCCTGGGATTCCTCTTTATGCACGCCTACTTTTCACAACACGAACTCTcatccctcctccagcCTCCACCGACAGTGTCCACCAGCTATGGACGAGAACCAGTTCCACCTTCAGGACCACGAACACACGCCAAACCATGACGACACCGCGGAGGCGCTCATCGCAAGCCTCAAGGCAGTCATCAACGACCCAAACTCCCACAACCAGCAGCCTTCAGATGTCCACGATCACGAAACCGATCCAGAGTCAAGCCAGCAGCCACAACATCATGAACAGGCCCAAAACACCCTCGGCGCTTTTACCGCTGAACACCACAGCAACCCCGTGCATGTTGGGCTGAGAAAGAGTCTAGCCCAACTGACTCATCTGACGAATGCTCATCAGGGCTTGCTGGATGAGCTCAATGGCGCGGGAGCTATTCAAAACCTTGCCCAGAATCTTAAAGCTCTCAAGGAGGGTAACAAGAGGCAGATCGATGTGTTGAAAGAGTTGACTGCCCAAATCAAGGCGAGCGAATTGGGTGTCGACTTGTCTGTCCCTTGTCAGTATCAGTATCACTTGCGTATATCCTTCGTTTATTCTGCTGACGCCACGCGCAAGTTTCCGAGCAACTCGATCCTGAACTATCCCCCGTGGTCTTACGGTCTGACTACGACGCTCTCAAAGCTCAATACGATGCCTTGTTGGTATCTGGATCCCCGTCTTCTGTTGCCACAGGCAAACGACAGGCTGCTCCTCGCAGATCGCGAGCTCCCAAATCGGTTGCCGCAGTCACCACTATTGAACCTGAGACACTTCGTGCAGTCGAAGACGACAAACGTGGGTCCCATAGTGGCACCCCCACAGGAGGTGTTGAAGGCCGAAAGAAAAGATCCATTAGGCTTGAAGTAGGTTCACTTTGAATATTATAACGCATAAGGCCGACCCTTCTCCGTAGCATCTTGTGCACAAAATGGCGAATCGTCGCCTTGGAGTTGAATATACTGTCTCTAACTTTGAGTCAAAAGGGTCTAGAGACCTTCCTGATCCAGCAACTCATCCGCTTACCGCGGAAGAAAGTCCTAACGGTGTGGACGAGTTCAGACCTCATTTCGGAGCTGACATCAACGCTTCGACTGTCAAACCATTTATAGATATAGTCATTGAGGATGTATGGGAAGCATGGCAATCCGGACAGGGGGATGAGGACGTCGAAGCCGACAGGCAGAAGGTTTTTGATGCCGTAAAGATCTACTGGACTCGGCTTTCTGTGAGTGAGATCGATGCAGAACAGTAACATTAAGCTGACAGTCTGAAGAAACGGTACGACGAACAGCAGCACCGCGAAAGAGGGGAGATCCATCGAGACGAACTGTCCCGTAGAAAGCAGAACACGTATCGTCGTCAACAGTCCTTGCTCATGCGTCGCACAGCTCATTTCGATTGGTCTCCTCTTAATGCCTGTCGACTCCGGGCTCTTTATCGCACTCTCTTGACCATCGATTTTGCCGCTCAAACGCAAGATCACCCCGATTCTAAGCGTGCCTACACTCCCGAGGAATGGTACGCTTATCGCCGTCTCGCGTGTGGCCCTCGCTCTGGCGAAGCGCATGAAGTCATCGATCAATTCTGGCTCTCTCCTGCAGTGCGAACTCTCCTTCTTATTCTCGACGAGTTTGCTCAGGACCAGCAGGCTCGtgccaagaagaagggtaaaCCAAAACAGCCAAATCCCATTTTCCATCTACCCCCACACTTATGGGACCGATCGACTCTTCCGACTCTCCGGCCCAAAGACAATGATGGTTTACCCCTCTCAGGCAGTCCGGGTATCATTCTTTTCAAATTCCACGTGGATGAACAAGTGCAACGCGAAAACCCTGATTGGGCCAAAGGGCTTTATGATAACCCTCCTATTCCTCCCGAAGATGAAGCCCTTCCTAAACTTTCAGAACTCTTGAGCCAACCTGCATACGCTGGCTTACGCCAGATTGTGCGCGAGGCGAAAGATCGAGCAAACCCCAAGGTGCTTACCAACGAGCAAGTAGAGCAAATCAATTCTGGTGTTGATCTATCTTTACTCGAGGGTTTGAACGTTCCTCCTGCCGGGCTTGAGGGCGAGGGAGAATACATAACATTTGCAGCACTCACGCAGCTTGCTTCAAATAGCGAAGTCAACTCATCTCGACCTTCAGGCCTAGCAGAGCAACTTGTCGTGCACGATGACGCCCCCAGTACGCCCAATCACAGTCACGTACACTCTGTCTTCCCGTCCTCTTCGATCACAGCAGCTACCCCGCTTTCGACTCACATTTCAGGGGTTGGCCCCAGTCCCATCCCCCTCCCATACGCTGGTACTGATGCTTCTTCGGCGGCCAGGTCTGGTACTTCAATGCGCGCGCGCAAATTGGGCAAGAGAGCGGCGAGCGAGTTTCCAGGCGGGGCTGCGACACCCGTGCCAAAGAGGCAGAGGGTTGTAGGTGGGTTAGGgaatgagattgagggagaaggggatggggagGTCGAAGAAGTTTTGGGGGGTGATGCAGCTTTTTTGGAAGGAATTTAAACTTTTGGGGGTTCTTTGATATAGCTGGGTTGTATATAGTCTTCGGTACTTATGAATGATCGTACGTTTTTCATCGCTTTAGTCATCAAAAATGTCCATTCACCATAGACTGGATCAGCAGCTGTCGTGGATAGTAAAATCTCTTGTTCACATATTACAGAAATTTTATCCCCTTGAATCTGGCATTTTCATGGATGATATGATGTGCTGGGATTCTGAGCGTAGGCAGTAGAAGGCCTTCTCCACGCATATTGCTGATGGCCTGTGTGTTCAGAGCcgctttctctttcctcatcgctTCATGACGCCCATCGCTCAAGAAGAATACCAATCTTAATACTAGTGTCTGGTAGGCTATGTACGACAGCATACTCTATACAGTGCTCTGCCATATACCTTGAAGTAATTTGTATGGGAACCCGTGTGTGCCATGGGTGTACATCCTTTCATGCCATGCCGTTCGTATCTGTGCCTATTATTTCAacagcctcttcttgctctgGTCCGATCTGACAAGCACAGAACAGTTTACCTATTGCCTAATATTTCATCTTGACCCTAGTAATTTATCTTGCTCTGCTTATACCGGTATTTTTACTGTACCAGTCTTGCTGATAGATAGTAAGAGATCTGGAAAGCTGTGAGAACCATATTCTTTGATCCTGAACATATCAATTCTTCGATAGTACAGGGGTTAGTATACCCGCTTTTCAGGATCTTAAAGTCCAGGGCGCGGGCGACCCGGGTTCGATTCCCGGTCGGAGAatcttttttgtctttggCCATTTTGGAATAAACATGCCTTACGTAAACAAGCGATGCTCTAAACATTGACCACCAAGGCGCGTTTCGCTTCATCAACACATAAACCGTCCCTTGCTTTAGAAAGCTATATcatttcattttcaaacCTCACATTCTTAATTTTTTGATATCTTGGACTGGTTACGCTCTTTACATCAATCCTCTGTCGACACGTCCCCTCACTTTCCTTGTGATATTCAGCTCACGGACGCGCCGACATGGCAGAAAACGAGAAGATAACTGCCGATGCCACAACATCAACACAAGAGCGCCGAACTTCTGGTACACGTCATTTGAAGCTCAGCCGTTTGCCCACCCTACAGGAGGTGCTTGACAGAAGAACTAGACCGCCTCTGGATTTATTTTGCTTCTATGTGGGTTGAAAACAGATTCTACGAAACGGGATTTTTTACGTTGAAGCTTACCACTGAATTGCTCATTGTCGGCCCGTGCGTTCATAGATTTTTTTGCAAAGAGAACTTTCTGAAGATGCGCTGGATTTTTGGCTGGATGTGCAACAGCATGAGAATTTGTGCAAAGCATATTTCAAGGTACGCCTACGTACAGCAGTTCAATGCTGACTTCATATGCAGGACGTCCGTCGCGCAGGCCGTTCAATACAAGATGAATGGCCTGAATTCGCGGAATACGCACGGGCAAATGGTACTCATTTtgctcctctcctttcacTCCCCTCGGAACCTCCTTCGCCCAACCCTGCCTCTCCAGACATCGGCTCCCATATTGCATCACCTGGAACCGGTGCCActgattttgatttttcTCGCTCCTCTGTTCTTGACACACGAGTGAGACGGGATACAGAATCACATGATAGGCCTGCGCAACACTTGACTTTGTCCCCGACGCCGGTAAATAGCCAAGGTCAGGGAGAAGAACAGCGGCAAAATGATCGACAAAATACTGCACCAAATCAGGtgatgagtttgaagggtaagagaaaaagcaaagcaCCTACAGTGATCGCAAGAGATAGGGCTATTGAAAAAAATGCGTTACTGGAAAGTGCAGAGAGGATATTTTACAGATATTTGTTCGACggtggggagagggagatcTATCTACCGTAAGAAAACCGTGCTACGTAGTAAACTAAACATCACTAACGAGAATGTAGACCATCTTTGAGAGTATACAACTTTCCCGAATCCATCAGCGGAGGTGTATCCCCTCTCATTCCTGACCTTTTCCATGCTCAAAAAGTCTACGTTTTCAAGGCCCTTGAACAAGATGCTTTCCCTCGGTTCCTGCGAGCTAAAGCCTTTGCCAATCTTACTCCCCTGGGAAGCATTGTCAGATTAGTCGCTGGTTTATTGTGCCTTTGGGGGGCATTTGTCTTGGCGTTTTCGTTGATTTTCTTGGATTATAAGCCACGCTTGACGCGACTGTGGGCAAGTCCGCAACGCTTACGAACTGTACACCTGCTCACACACCTTTTTAGCTCATCTTGCCATTCCTTTtcgcctttcttcttcttctctcatcatACTACTCTCTCTCACCTCTACTATTCGCCTGCAATGTCTCCGAAACTACTCCTTTCCACTTTATTCGAGTTCGTGAACAATACGTTCGGAAGCTCACCGCCATCCGAACTGGGATCATTGTCGGAGCATCGATACTTTTGACGGCCATATTTGTTGTTATATTTACTGTCGTCCCCGGTCACAGACTGTAGACTAAATTAGGCGGAAAGCTTTTAGAAGAAACTTGTAGGACGTGTCCAGTGTCGGTTGACCCTAAAAGGATAGTTTGAGTGATCTGTTCCATGTCGAATACAGAGATATTTGCGATACTTTTATGTATATATAATCAGCTCTTTGAACACCCTCCTGAAGCTCGTTATCGTACGCTGCGCAGGTACAAGTTACTTGTAGTAATTATCCACTCCAATCTCCAGATCTTCAGAAAGGTGTCCTGAGTGTTCCCAACCCCCTAGTCATTAGTCCCGGATGCAGGTATGATAACATGCGCCTTGTATGATGAATAGTAATGTGTCATCCACACtcatcaaaaaaaaaaagaaaaaaaaaagaaaaagacagCAAGCCCTACAAGCCAAGGGATGGAACGGCTCCCAAATTTTAGAAGCAGAACTACGGAAACAGTAATCCAACCTACAAACCCAAAAGCTCTTACCGATGACTCTGCTGTGAATCTATGAACCGACGCTCATTTGATGGCTCACCAACAGGAAATGCCAAAAATTCAAGAACTGCATGAAGAAACCCAAGGCTGATTGATAACACCACAAAAGTGTCATTATTGCTCCCAAGTAACATGTCTCTCCCCGATCCCTGCCCATTCCCAAGTCTTCCAAATTTCCCCCTTCAGTTCCTGATCCCTGACTGCCACGTTCGCATTGTGTTCTACCATATCCAGTACTCTGGTCCACAGCCTTAAGCGAGAAGCAGCCGAACCCGTATGGGGCATAACGAGGTCGCGTAATTGATCACGCGGGATAAAAGGTTGGGGGTTGGTCACGGGATCGGTGTAATGTAATTGTTCCTGATCTTGCAGACGTTTCAAGGCGACTTGTACCAGTTCCTCGGCACGGTATTTTTCTTGCTTCCTGCGATTTACTTCAGAGCGAATATACGCAATCGCTAAGAGGACGGCAGCAGTAGCTATGAGGTAGAATTAGATTATGCTATTTTCGTTTGACGATTGAAGGACAGAGACAGGAGGCTGGGGGTAGGGGGGACTTACAACCGAGCTGGCTCTTCCATCTGTGTAGCAGATCAGTAACTTCGAGTTTCGCCCGACAGGCTAGGGTGAGCTCTGTCCTAGTGGCAGCATAGCTGGTCTTGTCATTTCTAAGCCACATGCAGTCAAGATACGTCCTTGAAATCATGCGTACGACGACTCACTCGACATCGATGAATACAACTAGATCCTCATGCTCTACCAAGTCCTTGATGGCCGCAGAAAACAGCTCGTCAAAAGCTTCGCGTCCCAGCTTAGAGTTTTTCTGCCCGCTAAACCTTTCTCTCAGGgcctcctcatccacacCATATCTTTCCACTTCGCCTTGGTCGAGACTCAAAGTTTGACAGACGATATCGCCTCTATGTTGAGCAAGACTCTTCTCCACAGCTTTTGCAAGCGTCCCAATCATGCGTCTTTTCGCCGTATCAGGCTTGCAggcaggaggaaaagggcgGGGACCAATGCCAGGAAAGCCGTTTGCTAGGGGCGCAAGAAAGGACAAGGGATGTGCCACAAGTTTGTACTCTGGAGCACATGAGACAATTTCACCATGTAAGCATTGGGCATGAGGGGGGCATGCTGTGCAGCTTGCAGGAACGGGCAAGAAAGGAATAAGGGGTAAATTTGTTGTGTCGCATATGACTTTCGTGGCTGCATCCTTATCTACCATGTCGAGTTTGGCTTTATCGAGTAGACACATTTCGGCTTCTGAGCGAGATgcttgacgatgaagagttATCTCATTGGTATTTGAGCCAGTGTCGCAGAAGCCtatggatgaagattgatTTTGGAAGTTGGATATGAAagtgaggaggagaaggaaaagaatggagagTGGTAGAGTTGCTTGAGGCGCGGGGACGCTTTGATTGATTTGGTCATTAACGCGTTTAACAAGAGACTTTGGCGGGTGAAAAGAGCTGATGGAAGAATGTATGGTGATCTTAGTCtcgtctctttcatcaTGAGGACGAATGGCAGAGATCTGGTTGAGTTTCTCCTGAACTTCTTGGTTATACGCCACTGCAGCGTCTAAATCTGAGCCAGATTGCGTGGCACGTTTGCCGTCAGAGAGGGGAGTGCGGATGTTATCCCTGCTCGGGCCTACTCGGCGAAGGATTCCAGGTGGTGTTGTGACATGAGCTGGAGCTGGTTCGGATGATCGAGGTTTTGCAACCTTGAATTTGTTAGATGATCCGAAACCGATGGAGGACTGTATAACTTAGTTTCTATTCCTTTGTGGGTGCGTTCTGGGAAGGGGAAACATAATTTGACGCACTTTTCTTCGGCGCCTTTCACGTTCGGCGGCATCCTCGCTTCCGCTCTGAAAAGGATTGAAATCTGAAAAGCTAGATTGTTCCCCCTCAGACCTCCTTGATGCTCTGGCTTTGCTCATTTGCTCTggcatctcatcttcctttttgttttctttctgGACGTGATCCATAATTTTGGTCTTTGATTCACGTCTCCTGGTGCTATGAGGTTGGGATACAGTACGAGCCGCAATAGGGGTCCGAAGTTCCTCTGTTCCTAAAGACGACGATTGGGCGTCAGTGGCAAAGGCGGATGGGCCTGGAGTCACAGAGGCACGGCCACGGGTTGTTCGGCGGGACTAGCATACAATTTaacaaaaagcaaagattCAAATGATATGGACATACGGGAGTCGGCAGTTCTACTGCAGGCTCAACTTTGAGCCGTGCTTCTGCTCCCCGATCAACATCTTCGACCTGAATGGTCGGTTGCTTCCCCACTCTTGATCTCTTTGCCGGAGATTGCTCAATCTCAACTACAACACTCTTTGATTTAGGGCGTAGTTTCTTAATCGGAGGCTCGAGATGGTCAGGCTCCACTTCAATAACCATCTCAGGTTCCGCTTCATTTGCCGACGTTAATTCTGGCTCGGCAGCGGCTCGTCGTGATTTGCGGGGTCGTTTGACTGGAATGGCAGGCGTCTCATCACCATTGTCCGAGACAGATATAATGCCCTCATTTGACGGTTGCACGTTTGCCGCAGCTGAACGAAGATTCTACAAAGTTTAAAAAGATTAGCAGACCTGAGTGAGATGGCCAGGGATAGTAAACTTACGGGGGCCTGGCTGGTGATATGGGTTACGAATTCTTGAATGAGTTCGCCCTTCGTAAAGCGGGAAGGATAGCCCCTTCCATGGGCGAGTAAGACAGATCTGCAGGTGATGAACTGTTAGGTGAAGTGTGTGGCATATGGAAGGAGACGGGACTCGCCGAAGCTGGGGCAcctggaggaagatgggtcAGCGGGTCTACATGGTGATGGAGGTGGGACTGACTCTGAGGGTGCTGGGGTCGAAGCCGTCCGCAAGGTAGACCTCTGGCGGGGGAGCTGCCATGGTTGTCGCCGGGTGGACAGTGATGCCGTACGGTGCGTGCATGTTGTTGtggttgttgttgttttgaTTGTGGTGCCGGTGGGGTGCGGGACGGGGAGCGGGCAAGACCGCCAGACTCAGGGCGCATTTGTGTTAATATAACATGTGTTTTGTTTTCTGCTTTTCTCCTAACCTGAGACACCCTTCCAAAATGGTTCCGCTACGGACCCTCCGGTGGTCACCGCGCGCCGCGATTCGTCAACAGGCCAATGCCCACCCAGTCGCGGTCCATGCACAAGTCGCGcgctctcatcctccatccttcatcctctcccacaAAATACACGCTATCCTGAGCTACCCATTTGccactcttccatccaccgCCACATACACAATGGCTTCTCTGATATCCCCGAGTCCCGAAGACATCGCGGCCGCGTCTTATGTGGGTTTCGATTGTACGTGTTCCCCTCGTTTCAATGGCTCGCAGAACACCCATGCTCACATTGTGCGCAACCCTTGGACAATTACCATCTGTTAGCTATCACTCGGCAGATCGAACACAAACTTTTGAAGCGCGGCTTTCAGTTCAATGTGATGGCAGTCGGTGCGTTCTGCTGCTACCTTTTGTTTTCAGTAGCGGCTACTGACGCAGACCTATGGCGTACGTAGGGCAAACTGGTTTGGGGAAGTCTACTCTCATCAACACACTTTTTGCCTCTCACCTCATCGAGTCCAAAGGAAGGTTTGAGCCGGACGTTGCGCCTCGTCAGACCACAGAAATCGCTGCTCAGTCCCACGGTACGTTTTTGTGTACTTACTAGACTTTCTACGTTATTTTAGCTCATGTCATGGCCTTTGGTAGTGATCGTGGAGAATGGGGTACGATTAAAGTTGAACATCGTCGACACTCCCGGCTATGGAGACGCCATTAATAACGAAGGTTGTTGGGATCCGATTATCAAATACGTGCGTTCCAACTTTTAGTTGGCCACTGATCGACCTGTCAACTAACATTCGTCAAAACGAAATAGATAAAAGACCAGCACTCCGCTTATCTGCGTAAAGAACTCACAGCTATGCGAGACCGCTTCATTCCCGATACTCGTATCCACTGctgtcttttcttcatcaatccCACGGGCCACACTTTGAAACCTGTGAGTCAAACAGGATTTTCAAATACTGAAAAGTCTGATACTGACATAAAATAAGCTCGACATTGTGGTTCTTAAAAAGCTCACTGAAGTAGTTAATGTAGTGCCCGTCATTGCAAAGTCCGACTCCTTGACTTTGGATGAGCGAGCCCTTTTCAAACAACGAGTATGTCAAGCTTTCTCCTCCTAACTATTGACAGCTACTGACATTATGTTAGATCTTGACCGAGATGCATCACAATCAAATCAGGATGTTTCCGTTTGACTCTGACGAACTCGATCAGGAGGAGCTTCAACTCAATGAGCGTGTTAGGGTAAAGTGATTCCTATGACTGGTATTCATATACCTAATATGATATCGTTTTAGGAAATGCTTCCGTTCGCCATTGTTGGCTCTGAACGGAACGTCATCATTGATGGCAAGCCCGTGCgtggaaggaagaacagatgGGGAGTTATCAACGTTGAGGACGAAAGACATTGCGAGTTTGTTTATCTACGGAACTTCCTTACAAGGTAAATTATTCTCGCTAGGATTATTGATTCACGGCAAATCTGACGTCGTATTGTAGGACTCACCTTCAGGATCTCATTGAAACCACTGCGCAGGTGCACTATGAAACTTTCCGATCCAAACAACTCCTCGCCCTCAAAGAGTCTTCCGCCAAAGCTCAACAAGCATCCGCATCGACGGCATAGTTGTCGCTGGCTTTCTGGCCCTATCACTCTATTCTCTTTTTAACGTGCCTAATGACCGCTTATGTGCCATATCGTTCTGTGAATGAATATTCTTTCAGATGTACAACAAGGATAATGATGAACTGCACGTGTTTTCAGCGCGGACTATGCCTTGTTAAACTAATGCTGCATAACTTCAGAACGAAGTGTACAACAGCTAAAATGGTAAGCATTGAATCGTCTTCCATCGCCCACTGATTTTAACT
Coding sequences within:
- a CDS encoding septin ring protein: MASLISPSPEDIAAASYVGFDSITRQIEHKLLKRGFQFNVMAVGQTGLGKSTLINTLFASHLIESKGRFEPDVAPRQTTEIAAQSHVIVENGVRLKLNIVDTPGYGDAINNEGCWDPIIKYIKDQHSAYLRKELTAMRDRFIPDTRIHCCLFFINPTGHTLKPLDIVVLKKLTEVVNVVPVIAKSDSLTLDERALFKQRILTEMHHNQIRMFPFDSDELDQEELQLNERVREMLPFAIVGSERNVIIDGKPVRGRKNRWGVINVEDERHCEFVYLRNFLTRTHLQDLIETTAQVHYETFRSKQLLALKESSAKAQQASASTA
- a CDS encoding guanylate kinase — translated: MSRPINPDVVNRPLVICGPSGTGKSTLLKTLFENQPNTFGFSVSHTTRKPRPGEENGREYHFVTKEEFMEGVGRGEFLEWAEFGGNCYGTTFAALSALHPRRCILDIELQGVLQLKAKAPLQTPPLEPVFLFLSPPSISQLKSRLSGRGTETDSSIRKRLDAAKQELKYAKDGKYDVYVVNDDLKVAGEKLEKVAMGWEGWNTCGDVLPELNLAELD